One genomic region from Peromyscus eremicus chromosome 20, PerEre_H2_v1, whole genome shotgun sequence encodes:
- the C20H8orf33 gene encoding UPF0488 protein C8orf33 homolog: protein MAESGHAAREAPAASSRRTRRRLPRSTSGASDPPLLSSVQPACESATRAPGNTVSMKQKKKKIPNRVSGTNGDEKTSEKPVLDEAPPSAEAQAEQLARELAWCVEQLELGLKTQRPTPKQKEQAVGAIRTLRSEKTPLPRKRQLMRSLFGDYRAQMDAEWREALRALKTATHSAQVQLVGEAARKKSGRVCRPRAAGRTKAAVDSTGEEFRFNFF from the exons ATGGCG GAGTCAGGGCATGCTGCTCGGGAGGCACCAGCAGCCTCCAGCCGGAGAACTCGACGCCGGCTCCCCCGCTCGACTTCCGGTGCCTCAGACCCTCCCCTTCTCAGTTCAGTGCAACCTGCTTGTGAGTCCGCCACCAGAGCGCCAGGCAACACAGTGTCGATgaagcaaaagaagaagaaaatcccGAATAGGGTCTCTGGGACAAATGGAGACGAAAAGACCTCCGAGAAACCTGTCCTAGACGAAGCTCCCCCCAGTGCTGAGGCCCAG GCGGAGCAGCTGGCGAGGGAGCTGGCTTGGTGTGTGGAACAGCTGGAGCTGGGTCTCAAGACGCAGAGACCCACCCCCAAGCAGA AAGAGCAGGCTGTTGGGGCAATCCGAACCTTGCGCAGTGAAAAAACGCCCTTGCCCCGGAAGAGACAACTGATGCGCTCCTTGTTTGGGGACTACAGGGCTCAAATGGATGCTGAATGGCGGGAAGCCCTGAGGGCTCTAAAGACTG CTACCCATTCAGCTCAGGTACAGCTTGTAGGCGAGGCGGCCAGAAAGAAGAGTGGAAGGGTCTGCAGGCCTCGTGCAGCGGGAAGAACCAAGGCCGCTGTGGACTCTACTGGTGAAGAGTTTCGGTTCAATTTCTTCTAG